A genomic stretch from Oreochromis niloticus isolate F11D_XX linkage group LG11, O_niloticus_UMD_NMBU, whole genome shotgun sequence includes:
- the pop1 gene encoding ribonucleases P/MRP protein subunit POP1, with the protein MSAAKVKMREKKMRNQPASVQYPSSSSNVESSTQNGADAPGTGENADPLKGGLSEVHPSTERKKKTPHQSGWVRGHHKDGGGYTKEMPKYITAGAFARARAAEVSAMLKAVRKTTSSSHVFEALPKHMRRRAMSHNTKRLPHRLREVANRMREKSLQAGSKKKKEPAKSKSRKARRRHGNLLLEFNRRQRKNIWLETHIWHAKRFHMVKKWGYCLGDRPTYKCYRACYRAMSSHCLLQDLSYYCCIELQGDEDKLLAALSQLTSKEAGPTFAAALCLSGRRQGSVMVYRAGRYPSQPLGPVTFLWRPRTQGSVHRQLWIWAHPTLKQDLLPELQTVCQCCEAVIPPAAPVEVNPTLEADSEPENTPEAKPVPGTKRKRSRKDATGPPAKKILGDGTRLPSTPVSWRSSSNGIVINDLTMEIVRYRLIGPQSHSVLVDTLEAATGCDEVQKSQTCSLWWPQHCSDEAKMTLHQQQADIFNILKGIYSTAELPSGTVLGLTVDDPRLTLPRKRVKALPCVKQAQEVDEEKRRKLMLEGVPEPCCQSFIWEQSVRDNVTDNKISEQELNRMRSEVLVPGSRLSPTPLQGRVPILLVHQPGKQVGHEMSSWGAGWDLLLPKGWGMAFWIPLVYRGVRIGGLNMSLKHSQNKAAPHFPRDYPDCPAGMCFQEEQEAELLDKFKRHPPAKRTNYIKHGCVAPFRCPWQQLAEEWEIIVQEGGSQARTTAQADAVTEERTSQQAISITKPLSRFTVLRNRKALRLLSAWCRPTTSKGQRPCRVGELPPISCEAVTSFLSAHAMSLVWVHVSLLSKGKPEYHAMLCVPTPEDLKALGNRQGTGGPQEPPHRDHFKSRIKRRKKEPKKAATSSVTPDKPDGKEAELIFASDLDTNASKDPKSFSESSSDLVLGLWPDPLPSVASHCSRVTVGWVTQGDFSMSAGCGEALGFVSVAGLLNTLLNQTSEHKGKLLLRNPTSLHYRFAKINVEV; encoded by the exons ATGTCTGCGGCTAAAGTCAAAATGCGGGAGAAGAAGATGAGAAATCAGCCCGCCAGTGTGCAGTATCCATCTTCTTCATCTAACGTGGAGAGCAGCACACAGAATGGAGCAGACGCCCCTGGCACCG GAGAAAATGCTGATCCTCTCAAAGGTGGTCTTTCGGAGGTGCACCCCTCTAcagaaaggaagaagaaaactcCCCACCAGAGCGGATGGGTCCGTGGACATCATAAAGATGGTGGTGGCTACACCAAGGAGATGCCCAAATACATCACTG CTGGAGCTTTTGCAAGGGCCAGGGCTGCAGAGGTGAGCGCCATGTTGAAAGCTGTCAGAAAGACCACAAGCAGCAGCCATGTGTTTGAAGCTCTGCCCAAACACATGAGGAGACGAGCCATGAGCCACAACACCAAGCGGCTTCCTCACAGACTGAGAGAGGTGGCCAACAGAATG CGGGAGAAGAGCCTCCAGGCTGgctcaaaaaagaagaaggagccGGCAAAGAGCAAGAGCCGCAAGGCCCGGCGGCGCCATGGAAACCTGCTGTTGGAGTTCAACCGCCGTCAGCGGAAGAACATTTGGCTGGAAACGCACATTTGGCACGCCAAGCGCTTCCACATGGTTAAAAAGTGGGGTTACTGCCTCGGGGACAGGCCTACATACAAATGCTACCGGGCTTGCTACAGAGCAATGAGCAGCCACTGCCTCCTACAG GATCTCTCTTATTACTGCTGCATAGAGCTGCAGGGGGACGAAGACAAGCTTCTAGCTGCTCTTTCACAGCTGACCAGCAAGGAAGCAG GCCCTACATTTGCTGCAGCACTGTGTCTGTCAGGAAGGAGACAGGGCAGTGTCATGGTGTACAGAGCAGGACGGTACCCCTCACAGCCCCTGGGCCCCGTCACCTTCCTCTGGAGACCCCGCACACAGGGCTCAGTGCACAGGCAGCTGTGGATCTGGGCTCATCCCACTCTTAAGCAG GATCTTCTGCCTGAATTGCAAACTGTGTGTCAGTGTTGTGAGGCTGTAATACCTCCGGCTGCACCAGTAGAGGTTAATCCCACCTTGGAGGCCGACTCAGAGCCAGAAAACACACCTGAGGCCAAGCCAGTACCTGGAACCAAGAGAAAGCGTAGCCGTAAAGATGCCACTGGACCCCCTGCAAAGAAGATCCTGGGTGATGGAACAAGATTACCCTCCACCCCAGTGAGCTGGAGGTCCAGCTCAAATGGAATAGTTATAAA CGATCTCACAATGGAGATTGTACGCTATCGGCTGATTGGACCACAGTCCCATTCTGTGTTGGTAGACACTTTAGAAGCTGCTACAGGCTGTGAT GAAGTGCAGAAATCCCAGACTTGCTCCCTCTGGTGGCCTCAGCACTGCTCAGATGAGGCCAAAATGACTCTGCATCAACAACAAGCTGATATCTTTAACATCCTGAaag GCATATATTCGACCGCCGAGCTCCCCTCAGGCACTGTGCTGGGTCTGACTGTCGATGACCCAAGGCTCACTTTACCAAGAAAGAGAGTTAAAGCTTTGCCTTGTGTAAAGCAGGCACAAG AGGTGGACGAGGAGAAGAGGCGGAAGCTGATGTTGGAGGGAGTACCAGAGCCTTGCTGTCAGAGTTTCATTTGGGAACAGTCTGTGCGAGACAATGTCACCGATAACAAGATATCTGAGCAG GAGCTGAACCGTATGAGGAGTGAGGTGCTGGTGCCAGGCTCCAGGCTGAGCCCAACTCCCCTGCAGGGTCGTGTCCCCATTCTCCTTGTTCATCAGCCGGGCAAGCAGGTTGGGCATGAGATGAGCTCGTGGGGTGCTGGATGGGACCTGTTGCTTCCCAAAGGCTGGGGGATGGCCTTCTGGATCCCACTG GTGTACAGAGGAGTTCGTATAGGTGGACTCAATATGAGTCTGAAACACTCTCAAAACAAAGCAGCGCCTCACTTTCCCCGTGATTATCCAGACTGCCCCGCAGGCATGTGCTttcaggaggagcaggaggccgAGCTGCTGGACAAGTTCAAAAG GCATCCACCCGCCAAGAGGACCAATTACATTAAGCACGGCTGTGTGGCTCCTTTCCGTTGCCCTTGGCAACAACTGGCAGAGGAATGGGAGATCATCGTGCAGGAAGGAGGCAGCCAGGCACGAACCACAGCGCAGGCTGACGCTGTGACCGAGGAGAGGACATCACAACAGGCGATCAGCATAACAAAACCTCTGAGCCGCTTCACTGTACTGAG GAACAGAAAGGCTTTGAGGCTGCTTTCTGCCTGGTGCAGACCCACAACATCCAAAGGTCAGAGGCCATGCCGTGTTGGCGAGCTGCCGCCTATCAGCTGTGAAGCTGTGACGTCGTTCCTGTCGGCACATGCGATGAGTCTGGTGTGGGTGCATGTTTCGCTGCTGTCAAAGGGCAAACCGGAGTACCATGCCATGTTATGCGTGCCAACTCCAGAGGACCTAAAGGCGCTAGGAAATCGGCAAGGAACTGGTGGTCCTCAGGAGCCACCACACAGAGACCACTTTAAAAGCAGAATTAAACGCAGAAAGAAGGAGCCTAAGAAGGCTGCAACATCCTCTGTAACTCCCGATAAGCCTGATGGCAAAGAGGCAGAACTCATCTTTGCTTCTGACTTAGACACCAACGCATCCAAAGACCCTAAATCCTTCTCGGAGTCTTCCTCAGACCTCGTCTTAGGGCTGTGGCCGGATCCTCTGCCCAGTGTTGCCTCTCACTGCTCCCGGGTGACCGTGGGCTGGGTCACTCAGGGTGACTTCTCCATGTCTGCAGGCTGCGGGGAGGCTCTTGGATTTGTGAGCGTTGCTGGGCTCCTTAATACCCTCCTCAACCAGACAAGCGAACACAAAGGAAAGCTGCTGCTTCGGAACCCCACCTCCTTGCACTACCGCTTTGCTAAGATCAACGTAGAGGTCTGA
- the LOC100692398 gene encoding 2-iminobutanoate/2-iminopropanoate deaminase isoform X1: MISSEMAALIRRIISTAKAPAAIGPYSQAVVVDRTMYISGQLGMDPASGQLVEGGVQAQTRQALVNMGEILRAAGCGYTNVVKTTVLLADMNDFTSVNDVYKQFFSTNFPARAAYQVAALPRGGLVEIEAIAVLGPLTGTS; the protein is encoded by the exons ATG ATTTCCAGTGAAATGGCTGCACTAATCAGGAGGATTATCAGCACAGCTAAAGCTCCTGCTGCTATCGGTCCGTACAG cCAAGCAGTGGTGGTGGATCGAACCATGTATATTTCAGGACAGCTGGGAATGGACCCTGCCAGTGGACAGCTGGTGGAAGGTGGTGTTCAGGCTCAAACCAGACAG GCTCTGGTGAATATGGGTGAAATACTCAGGGCTGCTGGGTGTGGTTACACCAATG TTGTCAAAACCACAGTGCTCTTAGCCGATATGAACGACTTCACCAGTGTCAATGACGTGTACAAACAAT TCTTTAGCACCAACTTCCCAGCCAGGGCTGCCTATCAGGTCGCTGCTCTCCCTCGA GGTGGACTGGTTGAAATTGAAGCAATTGCTGTTTTGGGCCCTCTGACCGGCACTTCCTAA
- the LOC100692398 gene encoding 2-iminobutanoate/2-iminopropanoate deaminase isoform X2, producing the protein MAALIRRIISTAKAPAAIGPYSQAVVVDRTMYISGQLGMDPASGQLVEGGVQAQTRQALVNMGEILRAAGCGYTNVVKTTVLLADMNDFTSVNDVYKQFFSTNFPARAAYQVAALPRGGLVEIEAIAVLGPLTGTS; encoded by the exons ATGGCTGCACTAATCAGGAGGATTATCAGCACAGCTAAAGCTCCTGCTGCTATCGGTCCGTACAG cCAAGCAGTGGTGGTGGATCGAACCATGTATATTTCAGGACAGCTGGGAATGGACCCTGCCAGTGGACAGCTGGTGGAAGGTGGTGTTCAGGCTCAAACCAGACAG GCTCTGGTGAATATGGGTGAAATACTCAGGGCTGCTGGGTGTGGTTACACCAATG TTGTCAAAACCACAGTGCTCTTAGCCGATATGAACGACTTCACCAGTGTCAATGACGTGTACAAACAAT TCTTTAGCACCAACTTCCCAGCCAGGGCTGCCTATCAGGTCGCTGCTCTCCCTCGA GGTGGACTGGTTGAAATTGAAGCAATTGCTGTTTTGGGCCCTCTGACCGGCACTTCCTAA
- the LOC102082616 gene encoding cell surface glycoprotein 1 isoform X1, translating to MGCSSSSAQTVDQEKRPGTKPEESNGDTVAVKNGIIAEDPQTIEDQMQLPVQTALPDDLQRGADDEAEAVLVALEAQEDLGSGEDLLAASEVKEEPTATEETAPEAAASAPASVPAEPEAAIAIVEALPPVEEAAPVETVEAEAPPEVEAPVETAKEAPAVESSAEAVQAEAAAITEEVVAVPVAEPVISEPTVNPVIAEEASAEAAEAPAEVAAPAQASADNSEPEAALPAPSEALTKTPAESSAPAEVSEPTEAASPAEPSVPIEAAEPVIDTEIAAATIPEMPALSSVTDETKAEPQPAAEEPTDPTPAPAPAEAPNSTEDAPAPASGVEPAATEPVQDAEVPAPAPAASETPSEVASEAPPTCVTQESTADTVAAVEAPVVEPTPTETEAPSAPAPSTDPAPEDSPGVESASEASQDTEGEKAKKED from the exons atGGGGTGCTCCTCATCCAGTGCACAGACCGTTGATCAAGAAAAAAGACCAGGCACAAAGCCTGAGGAGAGCAATGGAGACACAGTGG CAGTCAAAAACGGCATCATTGCAGAAGATCCTCAAACCATCGAGGACCAGATGCAGCTTCCTGTGCAGACTGCGTTACCCGACGATCTTCAGAGGGGTGCTGATGATGAAGCTGAGGCCGTGTTAGTGGCCCTGGAGGCCCAAGAGGACCTTGGCTCTGGGGAGGACCTTCTAGCTGCTTCTGAGGTAAAGGAAGAACCTACTGCTACTGAAGAGACAGCGCCAGAGGCTGCTGCTTCTGCTCCTGCTTCTGTTCCTGCTGAGCCTGAGGCTGCTATAGCAATTGTTGAGGCACTACCCCCGGTTGAAGAAGCTGCCCCTGTAGAAACTGTAGAGGCAGAAGCCCCTCCTGAGGTTGAAGCTCCTGTTGAGACTGCAAAAGAGGCCCCTGCTGTTGAATCATCAGCTGAAGCGGTGCAGGCAGAGGCTGCTGCCATCACTGAGGAGGTGGTTGCAGTGCCTGTCGCTGAACCGGTTATATCTGAGCCAACAGTGAACCCAGTTATTGCAGAAGAGGCTTCAGCTGAGGCTGCGGAGGCCCCCGCTGAAGTGGCTGCACCTGCGCAGGCCTCAGCTGACAATTCTGAACCAGAGGCTGCTTTACCTGCACCAAGCGAAGCTTTAACAAAAACACCGGCTGAGTCTTCAGCACCAGCTGAAGTTTCAGAACCAACTGAAGCTGCATCACCAGCTGAACCCTCGGTGCCTATTGAAGCTGCAGAGCCGGTAATAGACACAGAAATTGCTGCTGCAACCATCCCAGAGATGCCAGCGTTATCTTCTGtcacagatgagaccaaagctGAGCCACAGCCTGCTGCCGAGGAGCCGACAGACCCTACTCCAGCTCCTGCTCCAGCAGAGGCACCCAACTCCACAGAGGATGCCCCTGCTCCAGCTTCAGGAGTTGAACCTGCTGCTACTGAGCCGGTCCAGGATGCAGAGGTTCCAGCTCCTGCTCCAGCTGCTTCAGAAACCCCTTCTGAGGTTGCCTCAGAAGCTCCACCAACCTGTGTAACCCAAGAGTCCACTGCAGACACTGTAGCAGCAGTGGAGGCTCCTGTGGTTGAGCCCACCCCTACAGAAACTGAAGCCCCTTCAGCACCAGCCCCATCTACCGATCCAGCTCCTGAAGATTCACCAGGTG TGGAGTCTGCAAGCGAGGCGTCTCAGGATACAGAGGGTGAGAAAGCCAAAAAGGAGGACTGA
- the LOC102082616 gene encoding fibrous sheath CABYR-binding protein isoform X2 — protein MGCSSSSAQTVDQEKRPGTKPEESNGDTVAVKNGIIAEDPQTIEDQMQLPVQTALPDDLQRGADDEAEAVLVALEAQEDLGSGEDLLAASEVKEEPTATEETAPEAAASAPASVPAEPEAAIAIVEALPPVEEAAPVETVEAEAPPEVEAPVETAKEAPAVESSAEAVQAEAAAITEEVVAVPVAEPVISEPTVNPVIAEEASAEAAEAPAEVAAPAQASADNSEPEAALPAPSEALTKTPAESSAPAEVSEPTEAASPAEPSVPIEAAEPVIDTEIAAATIPEMPALSSVTDETKAEPQPAAEEPTDPTPAPAPAEAPNSTEDAPAPASGVEPAATEPVQDAEVPAPAPAASETPSEVASEAPPTCVTQESTADTVAAVEAPVVEPTPTETEAPSAPAPSTDPAPEDSPVESASEASQDTEGEKAKKED, from the exons atGGGGTGCTCCTCATCCAGTGCACAGACCGTTGATCAAGAAAAAAGACCAGGCACAAAGCCTGAGGAGAGCAATGGAGACACAGTGG CAGTCAAAAACGGCATCATTGCAGAAGATCCTCAAACCATCGAGGACCAGATGCAGCTTCCTGTGCAGACTGCGTTACCCGACGATCTTCAGAGGGGTGCTGATGATGAAGCTGAGGCCGTGTTAGTGGCCCTGGAGGCCCAAGAGGACCTTGGCTCTGGGGAGGACCTTCTAGCTGCTTCTGAGGTAAAGGAAGAACCTACTGCTACTGAAGAGACAGCGCCAGAGGCTGCTGCTTCTGCTCCTGCTTCTGTTCCTGCTGAGCCTGAGGCTGCTATAGCAATTGTTGAGGCACTACCCCCGGTTGAAGAAGCTGCCCCTGTAGAAACTGTAGAGGCAGAAGCCCCTCCTGAGGTTGAAGCTCCTGTTGAGACTGCAAAAGAGGCCCCTGCTGTTGAATCATCAGCTGAAGCGGTGCAGGCAGAGGCTGCTGCCATCACTGAGGAGGTGGTTGCAGTGCCTGTCGCTGAACCGGTTATATCTGAGCCAACAGTGAACCCAGTTATTGCAGAAGAGGCTTCAGCTGAGGCTGCGGAGGCCCCCGCTGAAGTGGCTGCACCTGCGCAGGCCTCAGCTGACAATTCTGAACCAGAGGCTGCTTTACCTGCACCAAGCGAAGCTTTAACAAAAACACCGGCTGAGTCTTCAGCACCAGCTGAAGTTTCAGAACCAACTGAAGCTGCATCACCAGCTGAACCCTCGGTGCCTATTGAAGCTGCAGAGCCGGTAATAGACACAGAAATTGCTGCTGCAACCATCCCAGAGATGCCAGCGTTATCTTCTGtcacagatgagaccaaagctGAGCCACAGCCTGCTGCCGAGGAGCCGACAGACCCTACTCCAGCTCCTGCTCCAGCAGAGGCACCCAACTCCACAGAGGATGCCCCTGCTCCAGCTTCAGGAGTTGAACCTGCTGCTACTGAGCCGGTCCAGGATGCAGAGGTTCCAGCTCCTGCTCCAGCTGCTTCAGAAACCCCTTCTGAGGTTGCCTCAGAAGCTCCACCAACCTGTGTAACCCAAGAGTCCACTGCAGACACTGTAGCAGCAGTGGAGGCTCCTGTGGTTGAGCCCACCCCTACAGAAACTGAAGCCCCTTCAGCACCAGCCCCATCTACCGATCCAGCTCCTGAAGATTCACCAG TGGAGTCTGCAAGCGAGGCGTCTCAGGATACAGAGGGTGAGAAAGCCAAAAAGGAGGACTGA
- the LOC100695093 gene encoding matrilin-2, with amino-acid sequence MLSSFITMRCLALGLFCLLCCNAAQTYRRHPRPITARSNTTFPIKAVENPCKAIPLDFVFVIDSSRSIRPNDYEKVKTFIINLLQFLEIGHNATRVGLLQYGSVVQPEFSLSTYTTKSEVEQAVRNMEHLATGTMTGLAIQYTMETAFTEEHGARPMNLHIPRIAMIVTDGRPQDTVEEIAAQARQAGIQIFAIGVGRVDMNTLRAIGSEPHSEHVHLVANFSQIETLISVFQSKLCGGSDMCEVVDHQCQHICVSSPASYRCKCREGYILNPDGKTCTAEDTCTVVDHGCEHICANLPRGYECRCRPGYQLTIDLKTCNRIDHCDLGNHGCEHNCVTVPESYICTCKRGYVLNLDGKTCSKIDHCADGTHGCEQEFMNTEDSCVCKCRKGYTLRPDGKTCQKIDHCADGTHGCEQEFMNTEDSCVCKCRKGYTLESDGKTCKKIDHCADGAHRCEQEFMSTEDSCVCKCRKGYTLRSDGKTCKKIGHCADGTHGCEQEFMSTEDSCVCKCRKGYSLRPDGKTCQSLDLCQTVHHGCEHQCVSTNDSYICRCFEGFMLAEDGKSCKKLECSEGVMDLVFVIDGSKSLGPNNFELVKQFVNSIVDSLDISKTGTHVGLLQYSTKVHTEFTLGQYSTAQHIKSAVNRMQYMGRGSMTGSALRHMFESSFSTKEGARFNIPRVSIVFTDGRSQDDVSEWATKAKNSGITIYALGVGKAIEQELREIASEPDEKHLYYAEDFEKMAEITKKLKSRICADKPSDENMCQCENVIMFQNQVTEKLKSLVQNIAAMSKRLETLENQLVHK; translated from the exons ATG TTGTCATCTTTCATCACAATGAGGTGTCTGGCTCTTGGCCTTTTCTGCCTGTTGTGCTGTAACGCAGCGCAGACGTACAGACGCCACCCCAGACCCATCACAGCAAGAAGCAACACAACTTTCCCAATCAAAGCAGTTG AGAATCCATGTAAAGCCATCCCGCTGGATTTCGTCTTTGTCATTGACAGCTCCAGAAGCATCCGTCCCAATGACTATGAGAAAGTGAAGACCTTCATCATCAACCTGCTTCAGTTCCTCGAGATTGGCCATAATGCAACACGGGTCGGTCTGCTGCAGTATGGCAGTGTGGTCCAGCCCGAGTTCTCCCTCAGCACCTACACCACCAAGAGCGAGGTAGAGCAGGCAGTGAGGAATATGGAGCACCTCGCCACAGGGACCATGACGGGTCTGGCCATCCAGTACACCATGGAGACAGCCTTCACTGAGGAACATGGAGCCCGACCAATGAACCTACACATCCCACGAATTGCTATGATCGTGACTGATGGAAGACCTCAGGACACAGTGGAGGAGATTGCAGCTCAGGCAAGACAAGCTGGCATCCAGATTTTTGCTATTGGAGTAGGCAGGGTGGATATGAACACACTGAGGGCAATAGGGAGTGAGCCGCACTCGGAGCATGTGCATCTGGTGGCCAACTTTAGCCAGATAGAAACCCTGATCTCTGTGTTCCAGTCCAAACTGTGTGGAG GTTCAGACATGTGTGAGGTGGTGGACCATCAGTGTCAGCATATCTGTGTGAGTAGCCCTGCCTCATACAGGTGCAAGTGCAGGGAAGGATACATCCTAAACCCTGATGGCAAGACATGTACAG CTGAGGACACGTGTACTGTGGTGGATCACGGCTGTGAACACATCTGTGCAAACCTGCCTCGTGGTTATGAGTGTCGGTGCCGTCCAGGATATCAACTCACCATAGACCTGAAGACATGCAACA GAATAGACCACTGTGACCTGGGGAATCATGGCTGTGAGCACAACTGTGTCACCGTTCCAGAGTCCTACATCTGCACATGTAAAAGGGGCTACGTCCTCAATCTCGATGGCAAGACCTGCAGCA AAATCGATCACTGCGCTGATGGCACCCATGGATGTGAGCAGGAGTTTATGAACACAGAAGACAGCTGTGTATGCAAATGCAGAAAAGGCTACACACTCAGACCTGATGGGAAAACCTGCCAAA AAATCGATCACTGCGCTGATGGCACCCACGGATGTGAGCAGGAGTTTATGAACACAGAAGACAGCTGTGTGTGCAAATGCAGGAAAGGCTACACACTTGAATCTGATGGGAAAACCTgcaaaa AGATCGATCACTGCGCTGATGGCGCCCACAGATGTGAGCAGGAGTTTATGAGCACAGAAGACagctgtgtgtgtaaatgcaggAAAGGCTACACACTCAGATCTGATGGGAAAACCTGCAAAA AGATCGGTCACTGCGCCGATGGCACCCACGGATGTGAGCAGGAGTTTATGAGCACTGAAGACAGCTGTGTGTGCAAATGCAGGAAAGGCTACTCACTCAGACCTGATGGGAAAACATGTCAGA GTCTGGATCTGTGTCAGACGGTGCATCATGGCTGTGAGCATCAGTGTGTCAGCACCAATGATTCGTACATCTGTAGATGTTTTGAAGGATTCATGCTGGCTGAGGATGGGAAGAGCTGCAAAA AACTCGAGTGCAGCGAAGGAGTCATGGATCTTGTGTTTGTGATCGACGGCTCCAAGAGTCTGGGCCCCAACAACTTTGAGTTGGTCAAGCAGTTTGTAAACAGCATTGTGGACTCGCTGGACATTTCCAAGACGGGCACTCATGTGGGTCTTCTTCAGTACTCCACCAAGGTGCACACAGAGTTCACCTTGGGCCAGTACTCCACAGCACAACACATCAAGAGTGCCGTGAACAGGATGCAGTACATGGGAAGGGGTTCCATGACTGGCTCAGCCCTGCGCCACATGTTTGAGTCTAGTTTTTCAACCAAAGAGGGCGCCAGGTTCAACATTCCCCGTGTCAGCATCGTGTTCACTGATGGAAGATCACAAGATGATGTTTCTGAATGGGCCACTAAAGCAAAGAATTCCG GGATCACGATATACGCTTTGGGAGTTGGCAAAGCCATCGAACAGGAGCTGAGAGAAATTGCGTCGGAGCCAGATGAGAAGCACTTGTATTACGCTGAGGATTTtgaaaaaatggcagaaattaCAAAGAAACTCAAGTCCAGGATATGTGCAG ATAAACCATCTGATGAAAACATGTGCCAATGTGAAAACGTGATAATGTTTCAAAACCAAGTCACAGAGAAGCTGAAGAGCCTGGTTCAGAATA TTGCAGCCATGTCAAAGAGGCTGGAGACTcttgagaatcaacttgtgcATAAATGA